From Deltaproteobacteria bacterium, one genomic window encodes:
- a CDS encoding YraN family protein: protein MRPLLLGKFGENRAVRYLQQEGFEILRRNYRTPFGEIDIIAREEETLVFVEVKTRSTNTFGMPQEAVNRRKQRQLIRTAQAYLNEAGGELPPCRFDVIAVRTDGHGQIGKFELIRGAFDAPDS from the coding sequence ATGCGACCTCTTCTCTTGGGGAAGTTCGGGGAAAACCGGGCGGTCCGTTATCTGCAGCAGGAGGGGTTCGAAATCCTGCGGAGGAATTACCGGACCCCTTTCGGAGAGATCGATATCATCGCCCGGGAGGAGGAGACTCTTGTCTTTGTCGAGGTCAAGACACGATCGACGAACACCTTCGGCATGCCCCAGGAGGCGGTGAATCGGCGAAAACAGCGGCAGTTGATCCGTACCGCCCAAGCTTATCTGAACGAAGCGGGAGGAGAGTTGCCGCCCTGCCGTTTTGACGTTATTGCCGTCCGGACGGACGGGCATGGACAAATCGGGAAATTTGAACTGATCCGGGGGGCCTTCGATGCACCGGATTCCTGA
- a CDS encoding ribonuclease HII, translated as MLFPGECETDPFFLEREVYRAGFSRIAGIDEAGRGPLAGPVVAAAVILPGECMIPRLTDSKKLSPSLRDQLFPLIQKKAVAWGIGICDAGLIDRINILEATRCAMKKAVEALQPAPDYLLIDAVRIQDPTPQKGIIKGDLLSHSIAAASVIAKVTRDRLMAGFHQRYPEYNFQKHKGYGTLEHRKILQERGPCPIHRKTFRGVREYCSGTMQEGNRISFLR; from the coding sequence ATGCTCTTCCCCGGAGAGTGCGAAACCGACCCATTCTTCCTGGAGCGCGAGGTTTACCGCGCAGGTTTCTCCCGTATTGCAGGGATCGATGAGGCCGGACGCGGACCGTTGGCGGGTCCCGTTGTGGCGGCGGCGGTCATCCTTCCCGGCGAATGCATGATCCCCCGCTTGACCGACTCCAAGAAGCTTTCTCCCTCCCTTCGGGATCAACTCTTTCCCCTTATTCAGAAAAAGGCTGTGGCATGGGGGATCGGGATCTGCGATGCCGGTCTGATCGACCGAATCAATATTCTGGAGGCGACGCGTTGCGCCATGAAAAAAGCCGTAGAGGCCCTCCAACCCGCACCGGACTACCTTCTCATTGATGCCGTCCGGATTCAGGACCCGACACCGCAAAAGGGGATCATCAAGGGAGACCTGCTCAGCCATTCCATTGCCGCCGCTTCGGTGATTGCCAAGGTCACCCGGGACCGGCTCATGGCGGGATTCCATCAGCGCTATCCGGAATACAACTTTCAGAAACACAAAGGGTACGGCACCCTCGAACACCGGAAGATTCTGCAGGAGCGGGGCCCCTGTCCGATCCATCGCAAGACCTTCCGGGGCGTGCGGGAATACTGCTCCGGAACGATGCAGGAAGGGAATCGAATTTCTTTTTTAAGGTAG